One segment of Pseudodesulfovibrio sp. 5S69 DNA contains the following:
- a CDS encoding alpha-D-ribose 1-methylphosphonate 5-triphosphate diphosphatase — MDRILKNARIVLRHEVVTGSVRITDGVIQSIDLGPCNVTGAEDLNNDYLLPGFVELHTDNLEQELEPRPGVFWPDPIGAVLAHDNTMAGAGITTVLDAVSLGEYHDGPNRSEMMDMSLRALSRARATGVLKADHRLHLRCEFSDPKVLDMLLPHIDDPELMLVSLMDHTPGQRQFTDTDKYRKYYKKGWSDEEFAEIEKRLHATQQACAAGNRERIVSLCRERSLPMASHDDTLAEHIAQAVAEGMAISEFPTTVEAARLAREAGIRIVMGGPNLVRGGSHSGNVSARELAEADLLDIISSDYVPGSLVAGAFALHHSLGFSLPEAVARISANPAEAIGLADRGSIACGLRADLVRVREIEGVPAVLRTWPAETSGPLEMTAKNAA; from the coding sequence ATGGACCGCATTCTCAAGAACGCCCGCATCGTCCTGCGCCACGAGGTCGTCACCGGCTCGGTCAGGATCACGGACGGGGTCATCCAGTCCATCGACCTCGGCCCGTGCAACGTGACGGGCGCGGAAGACCTGAACAACGACTATCTCCTGCCCGGCTTCGTGGAGCTGCACACCGACAACCTGGAACAGGAGCTGGAGCCGAGGCCGGGGGTCTTCTGGCCCGACCCCATCGGCGCGGTCCTGGCCCACGACAACACCATGGCCGGCGCGGGCATCACCACGGTGCTCGACGCGGTCTCGCTCGGCGAATACCACGACGGCCCCAACCGCTCGGAGATGATGGACATGTCCCTGCGGGCGCTTTCCCGGGCACGGGCCACCGGGGTGCTCAAGGCGGACCACCGGCTGCACCTGCGCTGCGAATTTTCCGACCCCAAGGTCCTGGACATGCTCCTGCCGCACATCGACGACCCGGAGCTCATGCTCGTCTCGCTCATGGACCACACGCCGGGGCAACGCCAGTTCACGGACACGGACAAGTACCGCAAATACTACAAGAAAGGCTGGAGCGACGAGGAGTTCGCCGAGATCGAAAAGCGGCTGCACGCCACCCAGCAGGCCTGCGCGGCCGGCAACCGCGAGCGCATCGTCTCCCTGTGCCGCGAGCGGTCCCTGCCCATGGCCAGCCACGACGACACCCTGGCCGAACACATCGCCCAGGCCGTGGCCGAGGGCATGGCCATCTCCGAGTTTCCGACCACCGTAGAAGCCGCCCGCCTGGCCCGCGAAGCGGGGATCCGCATCGTCATGGGCGGCCCCAACCTGGTCCGAGGCGGGTCCCACTCGGGCAACGTCTCGGCCCGCGAACTGGCCGAAGCGGACCTGCTGGACATCATCTCCTCGGACTACGTGCCGGGCAGCCTGGTCGCCGGGGCGTTCGCCCTGCACCACAGCCTGGGCTTCTCCCTGCCCGAGGCAGTGGCCCGGATCAGCGCCAACCCGGCCGAAGCCATAGGGCTGGCGGACCGGGGGAGTATCGCCTGCGGACTGCGCGCGGACCTGGTCCGGGTGCGCGAGATCGAAGGCGTACCCGCCGTGTTACGGACCTGGCCGGCCGAAACTTCCGGACCGCTTGAAATGACTGCTAAAAACGCGGCCTGA
- the phnC gene encoding phosphonate ABC transporter ATP-binding protein gives MKSINIRNRQQREAIQAKGLSKVYPNGTVALKDVSVTVNAGDFCVIIGLSGAGKSTLLRCMNRLIRPTQGSIALFGEDVTRVNGGQLRQVRRRVGMIFQQFNLVRRLTVMENVLVGRLRFNAHPVKRCLSMFRQFSKAEREFAFECLQQVGIGDLAFRRADALSGGQQQRVAIARALAQEPEVFLADEPIASLDPRSSETVMQILAKIHEDKGIPVLVNLHHIDFAQRFGKRILGMSKGELIFDGTARDLDAETVSCIYGDKAEEALEELSAA, from the coding sequence ATGAAATCCATCAATATCCGCAACCGCCAGCAGCGCGAGGCCATCCAGGCCAAGGGGCTGAGCAAGGTCTACCCCAACGGCACCGTGGCCCTGAAGGACGTGTCCGTGACCGTCAACGCCGGCGACTTCTGCGTCATCATCGGCCTGTCCGGGGCCGGAAAATCCACGCTGCTGCGCTGCATGAACCGGTTGATCCGCCCGACCCAGGGGTCCATCGCCCTGTTCGGCGAGGACGTCACCCGGGTCAACGGCGGGCAGCTCAGGCAGGTGCGCCGCCGCGTGGGCATGATCTTCCAGCAGTTCAACCTGGTCCGCCGCCTGACCGTGATGGAGAATGTCCTGGTCGGCCGGTTGCGCTTCAACGCCCACCCGGTCAAGCGCTGCCTGTCCATGTTCCGCCAGTTCTCCAAGGCCGAACGCGAGTTCGCCTTCGAGTGCCTGCAACAGGTGGGCATCGGGGACCTGGCCTTCCGCCGGGCAGACGCCCTGTCCGGCGGCCAGCAGCAGCGCGTGGCCATCGCCCGCGCCCTGGCCCAGGAGCCCGAGGTCTTCCTGGCCGACGAGCCCATCGCCAGCCTCGACCCGCGCAGCTCGGAGACGGTCATGCAGATCCTGGCCAAGATTCACGAGGACAAAGGCATCCCTGTGCTCGTGAACCTGCACCACATCGATTTCGCCCAGCGCTTCGGCAAGCGCATCCTGGGCATGTCCAAGGGTGAACTGATCTTTGACGGCACGGCCCGGGACCTCGACGCCGAGACCGTGTCGTGCATCTACGGCGACAAGGCGGAGGAAGCCCTGGAAGAGCTCTCCGCCGCCTGA
- a CDS encoding MetQ/NlpA family ABC transporter substrate-binding protein, with translation MFSKLSKVFMMAALVLTVALPGLANAGPEQWPTTLKLGFIPTEGAADSAKRAKPIAAELEKDLGVKVEIFTASDYNGIITAMANKHIDLAYFGPKSYVEAAEKANAEAIVMELNKDGQPGYTGIIIT, from the coding sequence ATGTTCTCGAAACTGTCCAAAGTGTTCATGATGGCGGCCCTGGTCCTGACCGTGGCCCTGCCCGGCCTGGCCAACGCCGGCCCCGAACAGTGGCCCACCACCCTGAAGCTCGGCTTCATCCCCACCGAGGGCGCGGCCGACTCCGCCAAGCGCGCCAAGCCCATCGCCGCAGAACTGGAAAAGGACCTCGGCGTCAAGGTCGAGATCTTCACCGCCTCCGACTACAACGGCATCATCACCGCCATGGCCAACAAGCACATCGACCTGGCCTACTTCGGCCCCAAGAGCTATGTGGAGGCCGCTGAAAAGGCCAACGCCGAAGCCATCGTCATGGAGCTGAACAAGGACGGCCAGCCCGGCTACACCGGCATCATCATCACCTAA
- the phnD gene encoding phosphate/phosphite/phosphonate ABC transporter substrate-binding protein — protein sequence MEKAKGKTFAFTDPNSTSGYLVPNVIFARDMKVDPEKYFAEVRFSGSHGASILAVKNGSIQVAATNNIDMDRMIEKGAVSLQDFNIIKRSDMIPGAPIAVRKDLPESLKCAIAGSLLKINDDPEALEVLQNGGYRHTSDRDYDMVRYLKRLKAELAKKK from the coding sequence ATGGAAAAGGCCAAGGGCAAGACCTTCGCCTTCACCGATCCCAACTCCACCTCCGGCTACCTGGTGCCCAACGTCATCTTCGCCCGCGACATGAAGGTCGATCCCGAGAAGTACTTCGCCGAAGTGCGCTTCTCCGGCTCCCACGGCGCGTCCATCCTGGCCGTCAAGAACGGCTCCATCCAGGTGGCCGCCACCAACAACATCGACATGGACCGCATGATCGAGAAGGGCGCCGTCTCCCTGCAGGACTTCAACATCATCAAACGTTCCGACATGATCCCCGGCGCGCCCATCGCCGTGCGCAAGGACCTGCCCGAGAGCCTGAAGTGCGCCATCGCCGGTTCCCTGCTCAAGATCAACGACGACCCCGAGGCCCTGGAAGTCCTGCAGAACGGCGGCTACCGCCACACCTCGGACAGGGACTACGACATGGTCCGCTACCTCAAGCGGCTCAAGGCCGAACTGGCCAAGAAGAAGTAA
- the phnE gene encoding phosphonate ABC transporter, permease protein PhnE produces the protein MTHDLTLDQVTPRRSFPRKLALGGLVAIVLAVLVASYISTDIDPFKLYAKRQNAFEYLFGRQLNDADKQAALDQAKRLPAIIAFEESYQAVKAEYAATGKTLDPVAMQREAQKRADARMKAMTPADRDRIVQSEYDRIADEKTGGYFPPETAWPHLMEYSKALIETVAIAIWGTLIAFIAAIPMAMFAASNTLELMVQGDGVWQRMVRWFGQFVARRMLDFCRGFNEFVMALIFVAVIGLGPYAGVLALAIHTFGILGKVFSEAIEQIEPGQVEAVTASGAGPAQIMAFSVIPQVMPLVVSYTLLRFESNVRSATILGFVGAGGIGFLMFDKINGYLYREVCTMMIMVIVSVTIIDYLCGILRRKFV, from the coding sequence ATGACTCATGATCTGACACTCGATCAGGTCACCCCCAGGCGGAGCTTCCCCCGGAAGCTCGCCCTGGGGGGCCTGGTGGCCATCGTCCTGGCCGTACTCGTGGCCTCCTACATCTCCACGGACATCGACCCGTTCAAGCTCTACGCCAAGCGCCAGAACGCCTTCGAATATCTGTTCGGCAGGCAGCTCAACGACGCGGACAAGCAGGCGGCCCTGGACCAGGCCAAGCGGCTGCCCGCGATCATCGCCTTCGAGGAGTCCTACCAGGCCGTCAAGGCGGAATATGCCGCCACCGGCAAGACGCTCGACCCCGTGGCCATGCAGCGCGAGGCCCAAAAACGTGCCGACGCCCGCATGAAGGCCATGACCCCGGCGGACCGCGACCGTATCGTCCAGAGCGAATACGACCGCATCGCGGACGAAAAGACCGGCGGCTACTTCCCGCCCGAAACCGCCTGGCCGCACCTCATGGAGTACTCCAAGGCGCTCATCGAGACCGTGGCCATCGCCATATGGGGCACGCTCATCGCCTTTATCGCGGCCATCCCCATGGCCATGTTCGCGGCCAGCAACACGCTTGAGCTGATGGTCCAGGGCGACGGCGTCTGGCAACGCATGGTCCGCTGGTTCGGCCAGTTCGTTGCCCGGCGCATGCTCGACTTCTGCCGCGGATTCAACGAGTTCGTCATGGCGTTGATCTTCGTGGCCGTCATCGGCCTGGGCCCCTATGCGGGCGTCCTGGCCCTGGCCATCCACACCTTCGGCATCCTGGGCAAGGTCTTTTCCGAAGCCATCGAACAGATCGAACCCGGCCAGGTGGAGGCCGTTACGGCCTCGGGCGCGGGCCCGGCCCAGATCATGGCCTTCTCGGTCATCCCCCAGGTCATGCCGCTCGTGGTCAGCTACACCCTGCTGCGCTTCGAATCCAACGTCCGCTCGGCCACCATCCTCGGTTTCGTGGGCGCGGGCGGCATCGGCTTCCTCATGTTCGACAAGATCAACGGCTACCTCTACCGCGAAGTCTGCACCATGATGATCATGGTCATCGTCTCCGTGACCATCATCGACTACCTCTGCGGCATCTTGCGCCGTAAATTCGTGTAA
- a CDS encoding DUF429 domain-containing protein gives MKFVGVDGCKAGWCAAWGADGRWDVGVYPAFVDLWAEHRDAENVLVDIPIGLADDANRTAEGLLRERLGPRRSSVFNTPARAAVHAGSKAAAKAINRKASGKSLSEQSLGIMKKIAEVDLFLSANPEAVEKVFEAHPELAFAMAGGGPMRYPKRDTPGVVERYEILTRFVPDVRGLLDRVRETHPASRVAGDDVFDALILAVTGRQGAGRLKSLPEPAERDATGLPMAIWYAEFDN, from the coding sequence ATGAAATTCGTGGGCGTGGACGGATGCAAGGCAGGCTGGTGCGCGGCCTGGGGGGCGGACGGCCGGTGGGACGTGGGCGTGTACCCGGCGTTTGTGGACCTGTGGGCCGAGCACCGGGACGCGGAAAACGTGCTGGTGGACATTCCTATCGGGCTGGCCGACGACGCGAACCGCACGGCCGAGGGACTGCTCCGGGAGCGGCTTGGGCCGAGGCGGAGCAGCGTGTTCAATACGCCCGCCCGCGCGGCGGTCCACGCCGGGTCCAAGGCCGCGGCAAAGGCAATCAACCGGAAAGCTTCCGGAAAGTCATTATCCGAACAATCTTTGGGCATTATGAAAAAGATCGCGGAAGTCGATCTGTTTTTATCCGCAAACCCCGAGGCTGTGGAAAAGGTGTTCGAAGCGCACCCGGAGCTGGCCTTCGCCATGGCCGGGGGAGGGCCCATGCGCTACCCCAAGCGGGACACGCCGGGCGTGGTGGAGCGGTATGAAATTCTGACGCGGTTCGTGCCGGACGTGCGCGGGCTGCTGGACCGGGTGCGCGAGACGCATCCGGCCTCACGGGTGGCCGGGGACGACGTGTTCGACGCCTTGATCCTGGCCGTGACCGGGCGGCAGGGCGCGGGCAGGCTCAAGTCCCTGCCCGAACCGGCGGAGCGGGACGCCACCGGGCTGCCCATGGCCATCTGGTACGCTGAATTCGACAACTAA
- a CDS encoding ChaN family lipoprotein, whose translation MIEHILRTARKSALWLCLPVLVLGLGACAKNAPETRPDAIGDAPMAVTFLPQKGDFISKYGQPLSLKEVAAMIKGYDYILIGEGHRNRVDHKVQQALLEALSDNGDGLSLGLEMVGVDKQQELDDFCKGQVSLDALPAELDWAKNWGYDFGLFRDHFAIAKRNGVPVAGLNVPSQVVRKITKDGLDGLSGEEKALLPKEIVPPATDQRAFLNAVMAMHRNKDAKDDKERERFYLVQSIWDSKMAEEAVRLRRQFDWPVLVVAGAGHVEYGWGIAKRIRWFDPAARILTIMPWRGGEFDAEAGDVFFYSPDTYRSRMGMVLSGQADGIQVESVSRGSRAERAGLRPGDLLTEASGIPLQGLFSLHMAGTKVHDADEPLVFTVRRGGRTFTADLGKLGKSRSGKKSMGKPAAKPEHMPKPESAPEGGETPKTEAK comes from the coding sequence ATGATCGAACATATCCTGCGAACCGCGCGCAAGAGTGCGTTGTGGCTCTGCCTGCCGGTCCTGGTCCTGGGATTGGGCGCGTGCGCGAAAAACGCGCCCGAGACGCGGCCCGACGCCATCGGCGATGCCCCCATGGCCGTGACCTTCCTGCCCCAGAAGGGCGACTTCATCTCCAAATATGGACAACCACTGAGCCTTAAGGAAGTCGCTGCCATGATAAAGGGTTACGACTACATCCTCATTGGCGAAGGCCACCGAAACCGGGTGGACCACAAGGTACAGCAAGCATTGCTGGAGGCCCTGTCCGACAACGGCGACGGGTTGTCCCTGGGATTGGAGATGGTCGGCGTGGACAAGCAGCAGGAGCTGGACGACTTCTGCAAGGGCCAGGTGAGCCTGGACGCGCTGCCCGCGGAGCTGGATTGGGCCAAGAACTGGGGCTATGATTTCGGGCTGTTCCGCGACCATTTCGCCATCGCCAAGCGCAACGGCGTGCCCGTGGCCGGGCTGAACGTGCCGTCCCAGGTGGTGCGCAAGATCACCAAGGACGGCCTGGACGGGCTGAGCGGCGAGGAAAAAGCGCTGCTGCCCAAGGAGATCGTGCCGCCCGCCACCGACCAGCGCGCCTTCCTGAACGCGGTCATGGCCATGCACCGGAACAAGGACGCCAAGGACGACAAGGAGCGCGAGCGGTTCTATCTGGTCCAGTCCATCTGGGACTCCAAGATGGCCGAAGAGGCCGTGCGGCTGCGCAGACAGTTCGACTGGCCCGTGCTGGTGGTGGCCGGGGCAGGGCACGTGGAATACGGCTGGGGCATCGCCAAACGCATCCGCTGGTTCGACCCGGCGGCGCGCATCCTGACCATCATGCCGTGGCGGGGCGGGGAGTTCGACGCCGAGGCCGGGGACGTGTTCTTCTATTCGCCGGACACCTACCGCTCGCGCATGGGCATGGTCCTGTCCGGCCAGGCGGACGGCATCCAGGTGGAGTCCGTGTCGCGCGGCTCCAGGGCGGAACGGGCCGGGCTGCGGCCCGGCGACCTGCTGACCGAGGCCTCGGGCATCCCGCTCCAGGGGCTGTTCAGCCTGCACATGGCCGGGACCAAGGTGCACGACGCGGACGAACCGCTGGTCTTCACGGTCCGGCGCGGCGGCAGGACCTTCACCGCCGACCTGGGCAAGCTCGGGAAATCCCGCTCCGGGAAAAAGTCCATGGGCAAACCCGCGGCGAAACCCGAACACATGCCCAAACCCGAATCCGCGCCCGAAGGCGGGGAAACCCCGAAAACGGAGGCAAAATAG
- a CDS encoding acyloxyacyl hydrolase, with product MNKACIVPALLLLLALTALPAYAEGNILSEIRGGVYAHDVRCWSFHRESGTDINGELLFVSPAFLDVLWSPRPHLGATVNTDGNTSHAYAGLTWELPLFSSGFFVDGNLGLSVNNGRRDTDDPDRKSLGSPVLFRLGAALGYDLTEKVNVSLQFEHMSNAYLANENEGMDNFGVRLGYRF from the coding sequence ATGAACAAAGCCTGTATCGTCCCGGCCCTGTTGCTGCTTCTGGCCCTGACGGCCCTCCCTGCGTACGCCGAAGGAAATATCCTGTCCGAGATCCGGGGTGGGGTGTACGCCCACGACGTCCGTTGCTGGAGCTTCCACCGCGAGTCCGGCACGGACATCAACGGCGAGCTGCTCTTCGTCTCTCCAGCCTTCCTGGACGTGCTCTGGTCGCCGCGTCCGCACCTGGGCGCGACCGTGAACACCGACGGCAACACCTCCCACGCCTACGCGGGCCTGACCTGGGAACTGCCCCTGTTCTCCAGCGGCTTCTTCGTGGACGGCAACCTCGGCCTGTCCGTGAACAACGGCAGGCGGGACACGGACGACCCCGACCGCAAATCCCTGGGCTCCCCGGTCCTCTTCCGGCTGGGCGCGGCCCTGGGCTACGACCTGACCGAAAAGGTCAACGTCTCCCTCCAATTCGAGCACATGTCCAACGCCTACCTGGCCAACGAGAACGAGGGCATGGACAATTTCGGCGTGCGCCTGGGATACCGGTTCTAG